The sequence ATTAAAATTACTACTAATATTGAACATAACCTGAATATGAAATGTTTTCTCACTGTGAGCCCTCCTGAATAATAGAGATATCCTATTATATGGCTTGGACCAATCAGTAATTACAATTATTCAACAAATAGTGGATTAACGGATGTCTTTAGTTGAAGAAGAAATTAAAATAATACGATAAAAACAATTAAAGATCTGAGCGTTTTTGTTTGCTGTTTATACTTGTAACATGTAGTATACAGCGCACTATTTTACATATTTATTCTTTCCTTACTTTTAGTTGTTTTAAGATGCCACTTACATTTTAAACCATAGAAAAAGCATAACCTAACAAGATCTATGTATATACTACTGTTCCTGTTAGGCAATGCTTTATATTAAGTTATTAACCTTCAATCCACCCTTTGTCAGTTCGCCATATCACTATCCTCATGGCAAACACCCTCATAGCGCTGAATCACTTCCAAAGGCTCTGGACGTGCCAGTAAGAAACCTTGCACATAGGATACGCCGATTGATTTTGCCATTTCCAGATCTTCGGGTACTTCGATTCCTTCCAGTACAAATTTCGTGTCCGTATGTAAACAGTAGGTAACGATCGATCGAACCATTTCCTGCTTGCGGCTTGATTTTGCCAAATGCTTGGCGAAATAGCGGTCCATTTTGACAAAATCGGGCTTTAACTCGACTATCGCTTTAAGAGAGGAGACCCCTTTACCAGCATCATCAATAGCGATTAAATAGCCCTTTTTCTTCAGAGTTTTCACATTTTCACCGACCTCATCCAACTGCTGCATCATATCTGATTCGTTAATCTCTAAAACAATCTGATTAGGCTTTATGTCGGTATCTTCTATTGCACAATCAAGAAATTCCGGAAAATCAAGTTGAGCAAGATTAGAAGGATAAACATTGATCAACAACTTTTTTTCATTCCATTGCCCTGTCACAATCGAATCATAAGCAATCAGCGCTTTTCGTATCGAACGAATCTCCAATTCAAAAAAACGATGGGTTTGGCTTGCTTTTTCGAACAGAATCTCAGGATTTTTGAATAATCTTGTACGCAGTAACGCTTCATAACCTACCGGGGACAAAGATTCAAGGTCGTATAATGCTTGAAAATAGTGCTCAAATTTCTCATTTGTAATGAGATCATGTAATTTTGTAACGGACATGTGGCACCCCTTTTTAAACATAATAGGAACTGCTGTTGCAGAAGCTTGCTGATGTTAGTAAAAACGCTTTATTCATACATTTCCAAACTTAGTTGAGCATAAGTGGCTGTTACATGTAAAATTAGTATTAATGCACGACTTACGATTGTGGCTGACTTGACGTACAGTATTTACCTGAGTAATTAATCTAATTCAATTTACCTAACATTTTACAATAACATACAAACGGTTTCCACAACATTCTACAAATTGTTCCAAAAAGTTTTCGCAAAAATAAATTTTCGTCTATTCTTTCAACGAGTGTCGAGCTTATTATCTAACCATATCAAAAAAGCCCTCTCCTAAAATAGAAGAGGGCTTGATTTAACATGTTTAATGTCGTTTACTAAGCCAAAGCACACCGGATTTTGCAAGCCGAGGCAGGAGGCCTGTGACAGGCTGGCTGTACATGCTGCCGAATCCGTCCGACTTACCGAGCGAACCAAGCTTCCCTTTTAACTTAATGTCTTTTGGTGAGATTGGCGCCTTGTCATTCAATACTTCTGCTAAAATGTCACCGATCTGTTCGCCTTGCACTCCTGCAAGCTGTGCACTTGGCGAGTGCTCCGAAGCGGCACAGTCACCGACTACATAAACATTCGAATGAGAAGGTACTTGAAAAAACTCATTAATGATAATTTTTTCGTGACGATCTTTTTCAAATGGCAGGCTGCGAACCAGGTAATGAGGACGAACACCAGCTGTCCAGATGATGACATCACTTTCAATACCTTCTCCGTTATTATAGAAGAGACCTTCAGCTACTAATTCCACGTTACTGTGGTGCAGAATATGCACATCATTTTTGACAAACCAATCTTCTACATAAGACTGTACTTTTTCGTCAAAAGCAGATAACACAGAAGCACCACGGTCTAATAAACGGATATTTAAATCGGGTCTGCTCTCTCTAATTTCCGAAGCTACTTCAATACCACTGAGGCCGGCCCCGACAACAGACACTTGACTGTATGCTGGCAAGTTATTGACTTTAATGCTTGCTTTTCGGGCTCTTTCAAGGGTTTGTACACTTTCGGTGTATTCCATTGCACCTTGAATGCCATGATAGTTATCTTCACAGCCGAGTCCGATCACTAAATAATCGTATTCGACCATATCGTCATTATTTTGCAGACGAATCCGTTCATTTTCGGTATCAATTTCCACGATTTCACCGTATATGTATGAAATTTGCTCGTGAACTGGAAAGTCAATCCGAACTTCCTTATCTGATTTTGTTCCGGCTGCAATCGCGTAAAATTCTGTTTTTAACGAATGATACGGATTCCGGTCAATCACTGAAATGTGTACATCATTTGGTATTCCATTATCCATTAACTGGTGTAAGGCGTTCATTCCCCCGTAACCTCCACCGATGATGACTACCCTTTTCATCTTTTCAAAACCCCTGTCTATCATAAAATCTTCTATTGTAGATAGTTTCCCAATCTTACCTAACTTTAGACTACCAAAATTGAGTCAATAACACTAGAAGAAACAAGAAAAAAACTGCAAAAAAAGCAAATGTTTCACTATTCAGACAATTGGGAAGTAATTTTTTGCCTATTCTATAAAGAAATGTTATAAAGTATATATAAGTATGTAAGCGTAAACAACTGAGGAGGAGATTTGTGTGGAATTACTAGAGATAAAAGGAATGACTGAAAAAATAAAGCATAATGTCAAGCAGGTAGTGGTAGGGCAGGAGGAGACTGTTGACTTGTTGTTAGTTGCCTTGCTTTCTTCTGGGCATATTTTGTTAGAGGATGTACCGGGGACGGGAAAAACATTGATGGCAAAATCACTAGCGAAATCGTTGAATGGGGTATTCAAGCGTATTCAATTCACACCAGATTTACTGCCGACTGATATTACTGGTATTCACTTTTACAGTCAGCAAAAAGGTGAATTTGAATTCAGGCCAGGACCGATTTTTTCTAATATTCTGCTTGCCGATGAAATTAATCGGGCTACACCACGTACACAGTCAAGCCTGCTGGAAAGTATGGAAGAAAGACAAGTGACGATAGACGGCGAAACACATCAGCTGGAGCGCCCATTCTTAGTTATTGCCACACAAAACCCGATTGAGAGTCAGGGAACATTCCCGCTGCCAGAGGCCCAATTGGACCGCTTTTTGTTAAAAATACATATGGGTTACCCATCGCGTGACGAAGGCTTGGAAATTCTTACTCGCTTCAAGTCAGAAAAT is a genomic window of Gracilibacillus salinarum containing:
- a CDS encoding EAL domain-containing protein — translated: MSVTKLHDLITNEKFEHYFQALYDLESLSPVGYEALLRTRLFKNPEILFEKASQTHRFFELEIRSIRKALIAYDSIVTGQWNEKKLLINVYPSNLAQLDFPEFLDCAIEDTDIKPNQIVLEINESDMMQQLDEVGENVKTLKKKGYLIAIDDAGKGVSSLKAIVELKPDFVKMDRYFAKHLAKSSRKQEMVRSIVTYCLHTDTKFVLEGIEVPEDLEMAKSIGVSYVQGFLLARPEPLEVIQRYEGVCHEDSDMAN
- a CDS encoding NAD(P)/FAD-dependent oxidoreductase, which codes for MKRVVIIGGGYGGMNALHQLMDNGIPNDVHISVIDRNPYHSLKTEFYAIAAGTKSDKEVRIDFPVHEQISYIYGEIVEIDTENERIRLQNNDDMVEYDYLVIGLGCEDNYHGIQGAMEYTESVQTLERARKASIKVNNLPAYSQVSVVGAGLSGIEVASEIRESRPDLNIRLLDRGASVLSAFDEKVQSYVEDWFVKNDVHILHHSNVELVAEGLFYNNGEGIESDVIIWTAGVRPHYLVRSLPFEKDRHEKIIINEFFQVPSHSNVYVVGDCAASEHSPSAQLAGVQGEQIGDILAEVLNDKAPISPKDIKLKGKLGSLGKSDGFGSMYSQPVTGLLPRLAKSGVLWLSKRH
- a CDS encoding AAA family ATPase, producing MELLEIKGMTEKIKHNVKQVVVGQEETVDLLLVALLSSGHILLEDVPGTGKTLMAKSLAKSLNGVFKRIQFTPDLLPTDITGIHFYSQQKGEFEFRPGPIFSNILLADEINRATPRTQSSLLESMEERQVTIDGETHQLERPFLVIATQNPIESQGTFPLPEAQLDRFLLKIHMGYPSRDEGLEILTRFKSENPLAELQAIIEMDEVIAMQNIFSEVEISQDVLHYLIDVVEKTREHDGVALGVSPRGSQALLKAVQIYALLQGRTYVIPDDIKKMAKPVLGHRIVLAQRIGVKQGQSDAVLEEILQQVPVPTEAEKEFAK